One genomic window of Lytechinus variegatus isolate NC3 chromosome 1, Lvar_3.0, whole genome shotgun sequence includes the following:
- the LOC121427187 gene encoding acid-sensing ion channel 2-like, translating to MEHLDRGNKVGSVSGKFTGNADQPVVGMDIDVYSVDGEKGHGEELNVQPDVVEPGATSDDNLDTLSTIDAASNLLFYDFLGNTTLHGIKYIYKKEYSYIRRLSWVCVMLASYIALLLTAKEHVTTYNSRMTKQEFSTTRRSSICFPAVTICNSNPIKSSIAENSTHNGTANVISSTFSGSIDKRGYDETDAALETGVDEIMLAYAHRATDMILECRWKNGVKACGAANFTAKMTDAGMCYTFNDGDFEVDDDNKSDACLDVNRSGSRQSLFVRLNAEVDEYVSEFSTGGFGFKASCINFYETFLLVHRRGDVPIVSDVGVAISPGFRTTIAIQKQTRRNLGHPFDTDCRDTPLDYYSFYSEWACLTEYDTKELSQVCGCRLPHMKGPAPMCTIRQYVECVLPNFEFETPNGTAAHCQRACYIEHFQMTMSYLKTPGKVEAQKLQGQFNWTEDDVMRNIAELEIYFADMNEHHTKSVAAYSLADLWGDLGGIIGVHMGASLLTLFEFLDYTFVEQIYTVLYIRFFWRKLKSFFCRAQTGKEASIDK from the exons ATGGAACATTTAGATCGAGGTAACAAGGTTGGGTCAGTATCTGGAAAATTTACTGGAAATGCCGACCAACCCGTTGTCGGTATGGACATCGATGTCTACAGTGTCGACGGAGAGAAGGGGCACGGAGAGGAGTTGAATGTGCAGCCAGACGTGGTCGAACCCGGAGCAACTTCAGATGATAATTTGGATACATTGTCAACGATAGACGCGGCCTCGAACCTCCTGTTTTATGACTTTCTCGGCAACACAACTTTGCATGGgatcaaatatatttacaaaaaggAATACAGCTATATTAGAAG ATTATCTTGGGTATGCGTTATGTTGGCATCATACATCGCCTTGTTACTGACTGCAAAAGAGCACGTAACAACCTACAATTCAAGGATGACGAAGCAAGAGTTTTCAACAACACGGCGATCTTCTATTTGCTTTCCCGCCGTCACCATTTGCAACTCAAATCCCATCAAATCGTCGATCGCCGAAAACTCTACCCATAATGGCACCGCCAACGTCATCTCAAGCACATTCAGTGGATCCATTGATAAGCGCGGGTATGACGAAACCGACGCCGCTTTGGAGACGGGGGTGGATGAAATTATGCTGGCCTACGCGCACAGAGCAACGGACATGATTTTAGAATGCCGATGGAAGAATGGGGTCAAGGCGTGTGGAGCAGCGAATTTCACCGCCAAGATGACCGATGCCGGGATGTGCTACACGTTCAACGATGGCGATTTCGAAGTCGACGACGACAACAAAAGCGATGCGTGTCTTGATGTAAACAGGAGTGGATCGAGACAAAGTCTATTTGTCCGTCTTAACGCTGAAGTAGATGAATATGTATCGGAGTTTTCAACAGGTGGATTTGGATTCAAGGCAAGCTGtattaatttttatgaaactttc CTCCTTGTACATCGCCGAGGTGATGTACCCATTGTGAGTGATGTCGGGGTTGCAATTAGTCCAGGTTTTAGAACAACCATCGCCATTCAGAAGCAAACG AGGCGGAACTTGGGTCACCCGTTCGACACCGATTGCCGGGACACGCCCTTAGACTATTATTCCTTTTACTCTGAGTGGGCGTGTCTCACTGAATACGATACGAAGGAGCTCAGTCAAGTATGTGGATGCAGACTTCCTCATATGAAAG GACCTGCCCCTATGTGCACGATCAGGCAATACGTGGAGTGTGTGCTACCTAACTTCGAATTTG AGACACCCAACGGAACCGCTGCTCATTGTCAGAGGGCGTGCTACATCGAGCATTTTCAGATGACCATGAGCTACCTGAAAACACCGGGGAAGGTTGAAGCACAAAAGCTGCAAGGTCAATTCAACTGGACCGAGGACGATGTAAT GAGAAATATAGCAGAACTAGAAATATATTTTGCTGACATGAACGAACATCATACAAAGAGCGTAGCTGCCTACAGTCTCGCCGATTTATGGG GTGATCTTGGAGGGATAATCGGTGTCCATATGGGAGCCAGTCTCCTCACCCTATTCGAGTTCCTTGATTACACCTTCGTCGAGCAGATTTACACAGTTCTTTACATTCGGTTCTTCTGGAGAAaactcaaatcatttttttgccGGGCTCAGACTGGGAAAGAGGCATCCATTGATAAATGA